The Paenibacillus sp. MBLB1832 genome has a window encoding:
- the ftsZ gene encoding cell division protein FtsZ, with translation MFEFDMDLDQLAQIKVIGVGGGGSNAVNRMIENGVKGVEFITVNTDAQALHLAKSVHKLQIGDKLTRGLGAGANPEVGKKAAEESRETILNTLRGADMVFVTAGMGGGTGTGAAPVIAEIAKEVGALTVGVVTRPFTFEGRKRSLQAEQGIAALKEKVDTLIIIPNDRLLEIVDKKTPMLEAFREADNVLRQGVQGISDLIAVPGLINLDFADVKTIMTERGSALMGIGVATGENRAAEAAKKAISSPLLETSIEGARGVLMNITGGMNLSLYEVNEAADIVASASDIEVNMIFGAVIDDKLKDEILVTVIATGFEHKQAPMHQSMKRPVQNQTESAPPSDNRLNNLKPFGAQPSHDQLDIPTFLRNRGRNTDK, from the coding sequence ATGTTTGAATTTGATATGGATTTAGACCAATTGGCTCAAATCAAAGTCATCGGTGTAGGTGGCGGCGGTTCCAATGCGGTTAATCGTATGATCGAAAACGGTGTTAAAGGTGTAGAATTTATTACAGTTAACACCGATGCACAAGCGCTTCACCTCGCGAAGTCCGTGCATAAATTGCAAATCGGGGATAAGCTTACGCGCGGACTTGGCGCAGGTGCCAATCCAGAAGTCGGGAAGAAAGCAGCGGAAGAGTCAAGGGAGACGATTCTGAATACGCTTCGTGGCGCTGACATGGTATTCGTAACAGCAGGAATGGGCGGAGGCACAGGTACAGGAGCTGCACCTGTTATCGCCGAAATCGCGAAAGAGGTAGGTGCGCTGACGGTTGGTGTTGTTACGCGTCCGTTCACATTCGAAGGGCGGAAACGCTCATTGCAAGCAGAGCAAGGGATTGCTGCGCTAAAAGAGAAAGTAGACACCTTGATTATTATCCCGAATGACCGTCTTCTTGAGATCGTTGATAAGAAAACGCCAATGCTGGAAGCGTTCCGTGAAGCCGACAACGTTCTTCGTCAAGGTGTACAAGGTATTTCCGATTTGATCGCTGTGCCAGGTCTTATCAACTTGGACTTTGCAGATGTCAAAACGATTATGACCGAGCGCGGCTCAGCCCTGATGGGAATTGGTGTTGCAACCGGTGAGAATCGTGCAGCAGAAGCTGCGAAGAAAGCGATCTCCTCGCCATTGTTGGAGACATCGATCGAAGGCGCTCGTGGAGTTCTTATGAATATCACAGGCGGTATGAACCTAAGCTTGTACGAAGTCAATGAAGCTGCGGATATCGTAGCATCGGCTTCGGACATCGAGGTAAATATGATTTTCGGTGCTGTTATTGATGATAAGCTGAAAGATGAGATTCTGGTTACAGTTATTGCGACTGGCTTTGAACATAAGCAAGCGCCGATGCATCAGTCGATGAAGCGTCCTGTACAGAATCAAACGGAGTCAGCACCACCATCCGATAACAGATTGAATAATCTCAAACCTTTTGGCGCTCAGCCATCCCATGATCAATTAGATATTCCGACGTTCCTACGCAATCGCGGACGGAATACTGACAAATAA
- the spoIIGA gene encoding sigma-E processing peptidase SpoIIGA, which translates to MSHLEVSHRMVVYADLIFLLNFLVDGILLVVTAKTRKIAFNWWRIALSAALGASYVVMMFSPVPTMLFTFSVKCMWCTGMIMTAFGYGSLQNLLRNMGTFLLINFAVAGGMFGIHYVLASSSDVMEGIVFTQSGVSAFQFQIGSVMFVLLLLLPLIWWFRMVFQSSKQREVMTTYLAEVTIYVEGFIATCKGLIDTGNQLYDPLTRTPVMVLEVTELGDVVPEAWLQRIRSAEVDQIISGIGVEEFVWQDRLRLVPYRGVNRNTQFMLAIKPDKVVINHNDSQLEATKVLIGLDGGKLCSDGTYQAIIHPALISAV; encoded by the coding sequence GTGTCCCACCTGGAGGTGAGTCATCGTATGGTCGTCTATGCGGATCTCATTTTCCTGCTGAACTTTCTAGTGGATGGCATCCTATTAGTGGTGACAGCAAAAACACGGAAAATAGCGTTTAACTGGTGGAGGATAGCACTTTCAGCGGCATTAGGAGCGTCCTATGTGGTCATGATGTTTTCACCAGTTCCTACCATGCTATTTACATTTTCTGTGAAATGTATGTGGTGTACAGGTATGATTATGACTGCTTTCGGCTATGGATCCTTACAAAATTTGTTGCGCAATATGGGAACATTCCTATTAATTAACTTCGCGGTCGCTGGCGGAATGTTCGGGATCCATTATGTGTTGGCATCCTCTTCGGATGTGATGGAAGGTATCGTATTCACCCAATCGGGTGTGTCAGCGTTCCAATTCCAGATTGGCAGTGTCATGTTCGTCCTACTGTTGCTTCTGCCTTTGATCTGGTGGTTTAGGATGGTGTTCCAGAGTAGTAAGCAACGTGAGGTGATGACGACGTATTTGGCCGAAGTCACGATCTATGTGGAAGGATTTATTGCTACTTGTAAAGGACTAATTGACACTGGAAATCAATTGTATGACCCGCTGACGCGGACCCCAGTCATGGTATTGGAGGTGACGGAGTTGGGGGATGTAGTGCCTGAGGCGTGGCTGCAACGTATTCGTTCCGCGGAAGTCGATCAAATCATCAGCGGCATTGGTGTTGAAGAATTTGTCTGGCAGGATCGCTTGCGACTCGTTCCTTATCGAGGTGTGAACCGAAATACCCAATTTATGCTGGCTATTAAGCCAGATAAGGTGGTGATCAATCATAATGATTCCCAGTTGGAAGCGACCAAGGTGCTCATTGGACTCGATGGTGGAAAATTGTGTAGCGATGGCACTTACCAAGCGATTATTCACCCTGCTTTAATTTCTGCTGTATAG
- the sigE gene encoding RNA polymerase sporulation sigma factor SigE gives MFLKWKLLVQLAYYRVLMFLGLKGEEIYYIGGSEALPPPLTREEEEYLLEKLPSGDAAIRAMLIERNLRLVVYIARKFENTGINIEDLVSIGAIGLIKAVNTFDPEKKIKLATYASRCIENEILMYLRRNSKIRTEVSFDEPLNIDWDGNELLLSDVLGTENDTIYRNIEEQVDRKLLHKALDRLSERERIIMELRFGLQDGEEKTQKDVADLLGISQSYISRLEKRIIKRLRKEFNKMV, from the coding sequence ATGTTCTTGAAGTGGAAACTGCTTGTTCAACTAGCGTATTATCGGGTATTGATGTTTCTCGGTCTCAAAGGGGAGGAAATCTATTACATAGGCGGCAGTGAAGCGTTGCCACCACCCTTAACACGTGAAGAAGAAGAATACTTACTGGAGAAATTACCATCCGGGGACGCGGCTATTCGTGCCATGCTGATCGAGCGCAACCTGAGATTGGTTGTTTATATAGCGAGGAAATTCGAGAACACCGGGATTAACATTGAGGATTTAGTTTCAATTGGTGCGATTGGGCTTATTAAAGCCGTGAACACCTTCGATCCTGAGAAAAAGATTAAATTGGCGACCTATGCATCGCGGTGTATTGAGAATGAAATTCTGATGTACTTGCGCCGGAATAGTAAAATCCGAACGGAGGTCTCCTTCGATGAACCGCTGAATATCGATTGGGATGGCAACGAACTGCTCTTATCGGATGTGCTCGGCACAGAAAATGATACGATTTATCGCAATATCGAAGAGCAGGTAGATAGAAAGCTGCTGCATAAAGCGCTGGATCGACTGAGTGAGCGTGAACGCATCATTATGGAGCTCCGTTTCGGTCTACAAGATGGGGAAGAAAAAACCCAAAAAGACGTTGCTGATTTATTGGGTATTTCTCAATCCTATATCTCCAGACTCGAAAAAAGGATCATTAAACGTCTGCGCAAGGAATTTAATAAGATGGTCTAA
- the sigG gene encoding RNA polymerase sporulation sigma factor SigG produces MTRNKVEICGVDTAKLPVLTNAEMRELFTDLQTKQERTAREKLVNGNLRLVLSVIQRFNNRGEYVDDLFQVGCIGLMKAIDNFDLSQNVKFSTYAVPMIIGEIRRYLRDNNPIRVSRSLRDIAYKALQVRDSLTNQNSREPSIYEISEALNVPKEDVVFALDAIQDPVSLFEPIYHDGGDPIYVMDQISDERNKDMSWIEGIALREAMHKLNAREKMILSMRFFEGKTQMEVADEIGISQAQVSRLEKSAICQMQKHVKT; encoded by the coding sequence ATGACCCGAAATAAAGTTGAGATATGTGGAGTTGATACCGCCAAACTGCCTGTTCTGACCAATGCAGAAATGCGTGAGTTGTTCACTGACTTGCAAACTAAACAGGAAAGAACTGCAAGAGAGAAATTGGTCAATGGCAACTTACGGTTGGTTCTGAGTGTGATTCAGCGGTTCAACAATCGTGGAGAGTATGTGGACGATCTCTTCCAAGTTGGTTGTATTGGTTTGATGAAAGCCATCGATAATTTTGATTTGAGTCAAAATGTCAAATTCTCGACCTATGCGGTTCCGATGATTATAGGTGAGATACGCCGCTACTTACGAGACAATAACCCGATTCGCGTTTCTCGTTCCTTGAGAGATATTGCTTACAAAGCTTTACAAGTGAGAGACAGCTTAACGAATCAAAATTCGCGCGAGCCGTCGATTTATGAAATTTCCGAAGCGCTCAATGTTCCGAAAGAAGATGTGGTATTCGCCCTGGACGCGATTCAGGATCCGGTTTCGTTATTTGAACCAATCTATCATGATGGGGGAGATCCCATTTATGTCATGGACCAAATTAGTGATGAGCGAAATAAGGACATGTCCTGGATTGAAGGTATTGCCTTACGCGAGGCGATGCATAAGCTGAACGCCAGAGAGAAAATGATTCTTTCTATGCGATTCTTTGAAGGTAAGACCCAAATGGAAGTTGCGGATGAAATCGGTATTTCGCAGGCGCAAGTGTCAAGGCTTGAAAAATCCGCGATCTGCCAAATGCAGAAACATGTGAAAACGTAA
- a CDS encoding YlmC/YmxH family sporulation protein: MKISDFQTKDVINIVDGKKLGQISDLELDLRQGRIDAIVVPNQTRFFGLFGSGTDVIIPWKHIVKIGADVVLVKLEDVRPYRQTDDTDSVYEFNRQYRN; encoded by the coding sequence ATGAAAATATCTGATTTCCAGACGAAGGACGTAATCAATATTGTGGACGGCAAGAAGCTTGGACAAATCAGTGATTTGGAGCTTGATCTGCGGCAAGGACGGATCGATGCTATCGTTGTGCCGAATCAAACCCGATTTTTCGGACTTTTCGGTTCTGGAACCGATGTGATCATTCCTTGGAAGCATATCGTGAAAATTGGTGCTGATGTAGTACTCGTGAAGCTTGAGGATGTGCGACCGTACCGGCAAACGGACGATACGGACAGTGTTTATGAGTTTAACCGTCAATATCGGAATTGA
- the pgeF gene encoding peptidoglycan editing factor PgeF, with translation MEPFVVKSETITGREDRPVLLHIEPWSGKFPEVTAGFSSRWGGVSRAPFHSLNCGLHVNDDPKDVVINRERIADVLGLPFDAFTYAEQVHGKDVAIVSLNEQGSGRVARETALQAKDGFITQEKGIVLCAQFADCVPLFFYDPVKRVVALAHAGWKGTVLNISMATISLMTHTFGSQPSDIYAVVGPSIGACCYEVDETVASRVKQVLDEMQSSQEEKAAILTDKGNSKYMLNLQVMNRKLIEQAGILSSHIEVTQLCTSCRNDLFFSHRKEEGSTGRMIAWIGLLA, from the coding sequence ATGGAACCATTTGTGGTGAAATCAGAAACGATAACAGGCCGAGAGGACCGACCAGTCCTTTTACATATCGAACCATGGAGTGGAAAATTTCCTGAGGTCACGGCAGGCTTTTCAAGCCGTTGGGGTGGCGTGAGTCGGGCGCCCTTTCATTCGTTGAATTGTGGTCTACATGTCAATGATGATCCAAAGGACGTCGTGATCAATCGTGAGCGCATAGCAGACGTCCTAGGGCTTCCATTTGATGCTTTCACCTATGCGGAGCAGGTACATGGGAAAGACGTCGCGATTGTGAGTCTGAACGAGCAAGGAAGCGGCAGAGTGGCAAGGGAGACGGCCTTGCAAGCGAAGGATGGTTTTATCACCCAGGAAAAAGGAATCGTGCTTTGTGCGCAGTTCGCGGATTGTGTCCCGCTGTTCTTCTATGACCCTGTGAAGCGAGTCGTTGCGCTTGCGCATGCGGGTTGGAAAGGAACGGTGTTAAACATTTCCATGGCTACAATATCCTTAATGACACATACTTTTGGTAGCCAGCCATCGGACATTTATGCGGTCGTAGGGCCTTCAATTGGCGCCTGCTGCTACGAGGTGGATGAAACGGTTGCTTCGAGAGTTAAGCAGGTTCTGGATGAAATGCAATCTTCACAAGAAGAGAAAGCAGCTATTTTAACGGATAAAGGCAATTCGAAGTATATGCTGAATTTGCAAGTCATGAATAGGAAATTGATCGAGCAAGCAGGAATTTTGTCGTCCCATATCGAAGTAACACAGTTATGTACGAGTTGCAGAAATGACCTTTTCTTTTCGCATCGCAAAGAGGAGGGCTCTACCGGTCGAATGATTGCATGGATCGGCTTGTTGGCATGA
- a CDS encoding YggS family pyridoxal phosphate-dependent enzyme, whose product MSIAEQKQEVEARIAAVCQRADRQVEDVKVIAVTKYVSLETTQQVLDMGLQHIGENRWQDVKPKWEALHERGTWHFLGHLQTNKVKDVIGKFAYIHSLDRMSLAKELDKQGAALGLVVNCFLQVNISGEATKYGVAPDQFFAFTEEVSKLSNIRVCGLMTMAPYELEAEETRPVFRGLRELRDRLNERKLFPYEVTELSMGMSGDFEVAIEEGATWVRLGTVLVGKET is encoded by the coding sequence ATGAGCATTGCCGAACAAAAGCAAGAGGTTGAAGCACGCATTGCAGCCGTTTGTCAGCGAGCGGATCGGCAAGTAGAGGACGTTAAAGTCATCGCTGTTACCAAGTATGTGTCACTGGAAACGACGCAACAAGTACTGGATATGGGATTACAGCATATAGGTGAGAATCGTTGGCAAGATGTGAAACCGAAGTGGGAAGCGCTGCATGAACGTGGGACTTGGCATTTCCTTGGACATTTGCAAACGAACAAAGTGAAAGATGTGATCGGTAAATTTGCTTACATTCACTCGCTTGACCGCATGTCACTGGCGAAGGAATTGGACAAGCAGGGGGCTGCCCTTGGACTTGTCGTGAACTGCTTCCTGCAGGTGAACATCTCGGGAGAAGCGACGAAGTATGGCGTTGCGCCTGACCAATTTTTTGCCTTCACCGAGGAAGTCAGTAAGCTTTCGAATATTCGCGTGTGCGGTCTGATGACGATGGCTCCTTATGAGCTGGAAGCGGAGGAAACGAGGCCTGTCTTCCGTGGCTTGCGTGAGCTGCGGGATCGACTGAATGAGCGGAAGCTATTCCCGTATGAAGTGACAGAGCTATCCATGGGCATGTCGGGCGACTTCGAAGTTGCTATTGAAGAGGGAGCCACTTGGGTGCGCTTAGGAACTGTGCTTGTCGGCAAGGAAACCTGA
- a CDS encoding cell division protein SepF: MGVYNRFMNFLGLQEEEEIVERERIIETTEEPETNPYELRNKNKANVVSIHSQKNSRVVLSEPRTYEETQDIADHLRSRRAVVVNLQRVRSDQAIRIVDFLSGTVYALNGSISKLGPNIFLCTPDSVDIHGHISEMIGEE, encoded by the coding sequence GTGGGTGTATATAACCGATTTATGAATTTTCTTGGCCTCCAGGAAGAAGAAGAAATTGTAGAGCGCGAACGAATTATTGAAACGACGGAAGAACCTGAAACCAATCCTTATGAATTACGTAATAAAAATAAGGCGAATGTCGTAAGTATTCATTCTCAGAAAAATTCCCGTGTTGTGCTCAGCGAGCCTCGTACCTACGAGGAAACACAAGACATTGCCGATCATTTACGTTCGCGCAGAGCAGTTGTTGTCAATTTGCAACGTGTACGCAGCGACCAAGCGATTCGAATCGTCGATTTCTTGAGCGGAACCGTTTACGCATTGAATGGGTCTATCTCTAAGCTTGGACCGAATATCTTCCTCTGCACGCCAGATTCAGTCGATATTCACGGTCACATCTCCGAGATGATAGGCGAAGAATAG
- a CDS encoding YggT family protein, whose translation MGNVISVLSLLKEIYYFMIIGYLILSWFPNARDSFVGGLLAKLVEPYLAPFRKIIPSIGFIDLSPIVALIALQFVFMGIIAVLQFIVGIF comes from the coding sequence GTGGGTAACGTTATCAGTGTTTTAAGCTTGCTTAAAGAAATTTATTATTTCATGATTATTGGATATTTGATCTTATCTTGGTTTCCGAATGCTCGTGACAGTTTTGTCGGTGGACTGCTTGCGAAGCTGGTTGAACCTTATTTAGCTCCTTTCCGTAAAATCATTCCGAGCATTGGTTTCATCGATCTTTCGCCAATCGTGGCGCTGATTGCGTTACAATTCGTGTTTATGGGGATTATTGCGGTACTTCAATTCATTGTGGGGATTTTCTAA
- a CDS encoding YlmH family RNA-binding protein — protein MLKDIYGHFHSDEHHFVDKALDWVERAAGQHVVKLTDFLDPRQAFILNSLVNRNADVHCRFDGGYDAAERRRALIAPDYRVLEGEDMAMAVLSVSSGDGKFLTLEHGDYMGAILGLGMKRDKVGDIHVIEGGCHCLVTQDAADYLHLNLSQVHRVHVQTELLPLEQLQLAKVQLEELHLSVASMRMDGIVSDVFRLSRAKILQPIQAGRCRVNWKLEEDPSKPLKEGDLISLQGFGRFKVLEVEGISKKGRIRVKIGKYA, from the coding sequence ATCTTGAAAGACATTTACGGACATTTTCATTCCGACGAGCATCATTTTGTGGATAAGGCTCTAGATTGGGTGGAACGTGCTGCTGGGCAGCATGTTGTGAAATTAACCGATTTTCTAGACCCCAGACAAGCCTTTATCTTGAATTCTCTCGTTAACCGAAACGCTGATGTGCATTGCCGCTTCGATGGCGGGTATGATGCTGCAGAACGGAGACGAGCATTGATTGCTCCAGACTATCGCGTCTTGGAAGGCGAAGACATGGCGATGGCGGTGTTATCGGTTTCTTCGGGGGATGGCAAATTTCTAACATTAGAACATGGAGATTACATGGGCGCCATTCTTGGACTCGGCATGAAGCGAGACAAGGTTGGCGATATTCATGTTATAGAAGGCGGCTGCCATTGTCTGGTGACACAGGATGCCGCAGATTATTTGCATTTGAACCTGTCCCAAGTGCACCGTGTGCACGTTCAGACGGAGTTGCTTCCTTTGGAACAGTTGCAGCTTGCGAAAGTGCAGTTGGAAGAGTTGCATCTGTCCGTTGCATCGATGCGTATGGACGGGATCGTCAGCGATGTGTTTCGGCTCAGCCGGGCGAAAATTTTGCAGCCGATTCAAGCAGGCCGATGCCGTGTGAATTGGAAACTGGAAGAGGATCCGAGCAAACCTTTGAAAGAGGGAGATCTGATTTCGTTGCAAGGATTCGGCAGGTTTAAGGTGCTTGAAGTGGAGGGCATATCGAAAAAGGGTCGAATTCGTGTGAAAATTGGCAAGTATGCATGA
- a CDS encoding DivIVA domain-containing protein, giving the protein MPLTPLDIHNKEFSRSFRGYDEDQVNEFLDQVIKDYEALIRENKDLQNQTLALQERLDHFTHIEDSLSKTIIVAQEAADEVRNNSKKEAQLILKEAEKNADRIINESLTRSRKVALEIEELKKQASIYRTRFRTLLEAQLELLNTEGWQSMQFEHAEES; this is encoded by the coding sequence ATGCCATTAACACCGTTAGATATACATAATAAAGAGTTTTCTCGTTCATTTCGCGGATATGATGAGGATCAGGTGAATGAATTCCTGGATCAAGTCATCAAGGACTATGAGGCTCTAATCCGTGAAAATAAGGATTTGCAAAATCAGACATTAGCTTTACAAGAACGTTTGGATCATTTCACGCATATCGAGGATTCGCTCAGCAAGACGATTATCGTGGCGCAAGAAGCGGCCGATGAGGTCAGAAACAATTCCAAGAAAGAAGCGCAGCTGATTCTGAAGGAAGCGGAGAAGAATGCAGACCGGATTATTAATGAATCCTTGACTCGTTCCCGCAAAGTTGCCCTCGAAATCGAAGAATTGAAGAAGCAAGCTTCGATTTATCGGACACGCTTCCGGACTTTGCTTGAAGCGCAGCTTGAGTTATTGAACACAGAAGGCTGGCAAAGTATGCAGTTTGAACATGCTGAAGAGAGCTAA